A segment of the Necator americanus strain Aroian chromosome IV, whole genome shotgun sequence genome:
cctgcctcCTGTTCCTTCGTttactatgagaaagccttcgacttAGAagcgaatgcaatactgtcagcgctgatCGATctaggtgtggacgcgtcgtatgtgaggacattagctaACTGGTACGATCCATGCACCCTCGGATACAGTTTTTCCACCGCTCcttcaccatacccattggaaagggggtacgacaaggcgatactatatcgccgaagctgttcacggctgcattgcaatggataatgaaatcactatcctgggaagaaaggggcatacgtgttgatggaagatttctctcgaacctccGTTTTGTGGACAGcattgttctcttttcgagaagtaccaatgaagcagaaacgatgctcaacgaattgaacaaagcagagaagaaaataggactGCGGATAAGTAGAAAGAAGGAACAGTTAATGAAGAACGGCTATTGCGAAAACGAAGATGTACagcttgaaggctcccaaatcgtggaaacttcttCGTACATATACCTCGGgcgttctatgaatatggaaaacgacttgaaggaaaaactgaatagaaggatgagagcagcgttggcagcattcgcacccgtcagaAGTTACAGACCAACtaacggaccaagatcttcgtgcccatctgttcaactcgacagttcttccagcgctctgttacgcagcggagacgtggacaaacaccgcggccacgtctaggaagctactcattacccacagagccctcgagagatgtcttctgaagtttaacggGCACACACAACATCTAGCTTCGCAGCTCTGACCTAAGACCAATGTCCGTCTTCGCGAGCCAGCGTAATATATATCAAAGGCAAAGTGTAGAT
Coding sequences within it:
- a CDS encoding hypothetical protein (NECATOR_CHRIV.G15602.T1); the encoded protein is MKSLSWEERGIRVDGRFLSNLRFVDSIVLFSRSTNEAETMLNELNKAEKKIGLRISRKKEQLMKNGYCENEDVQLEGSQIVETSSYIYLGRSMNMENDLKEKLNRRMRAALAAFAPVRSYRPTNGPRSSCPSVQLDSSSSALLRSGDVDKHRGHV
- a CDS encoding hypothetical protein (NECATOR_CHRIV.G15602.T2), producing the protein MHPRIQFFHRSFTIPIGKGVRQGDTISPKLFTAALQWIMKSLSWEERGIRVDGRFLSNLRFVDSIVLFSRSTNEAETMLNELNKAEKKIGLRISRKKEQLMKNGYCENEDVQLEGSQIVETSSYIYLGRSMNMENDLKEKLNRRMRAALAAFAPVRSYRPTNGPRSSCPSVQLDSSSSALLRSGDVDKHRGHV